The Malus domestica chromosome 13, GDT2T_hap1 genome includes a window with the following:
- the LOC103452648 gene encoding DEAD-box ATP-dependent RNA helicase 40-like has translation MASVEPAGPRYAPDDPTLPNPWKGLIDGSTGLLYYWNPETNVTQYEKPASLPPPLPAGPPPATTTPKLAAIPVAHSMQPNGVMPQDGQQITQAPQQQGSQLNQYSQPHGHIMAQQLNPTSYAQQQGSQMAQPGHQQSSQVGQAMQHHGHMMQHLGQQMPQQLGQHTPQGHGSQMHQFAHQQVHYIPYQQSIPPQGQQSSQQQSMHSAQGQPLSNQQEYKPAFSQREEDDFQQRNQIGVSPSRFQPAGASSVQNLPTGTNPVQMPQRSVHQGPPQQFGGPIGNMQHPSSFGHLQQPGADLPHHQHGSRFQNQMDPAMIHGQQSNVPPVGLRMGHEDNFHGRGGNDYYFNSNNEGPPGPQQPKLASIPIARSQQEMSMSGGPPFQNATPGHASALNTMPGPMHNVYSHATGGQPFPNNSLVKPPYAGPTSVTSLSPVEVYRQQHEVTASGDNVPAPFMTFEDTGFPPEILREIHAAGFTSPTPIQAQTWPIALQSRDIVAIAKTGSGKTLGYLMPAFILLRQRRNHSQNGPTVLVLAPTRELATQIQDEVLKFGRASRVSCTCLYGGAPKVLQLKELDRGADIVVATPGRLNDILEMKKIDFRQVSLLVLDEADRMLDMGFEPQIRKIVDQIPPHRQTLMYTATWPKEVRKIASDLLVNPVQVNIGNVDELAANKSITQYVEVVPQMEKQRRLEQILRSQEQGSKIIVFCSTKRLCDQIARSIGRTFGAAAIHGDKSQGERDWVLNQFRSGKSPVLVATDVAARGLDIKDIRVVVNYDFPTGVEDYVHRIGRTGRAGATGMSYTFFSEQDWKYAADLIKVLEGANQQVPPEVREIALRGGAGFGKDRNPMNRFDSGGPVNGGTGRWDSGGRDGMRDGGFGGRGGTRDGGFGGRGGTRDGGFGGRGGTRDGGGGMRDGGFGGRGGMRDGFGGRGGSRDGAVGGRGGRGDFFSGPGNRGRGFGGPGGGNVGWGRNGSGPQDRYNSMDGRGGRGRGRFDNRVDFPDRSRGRSYSRSPDRVRTWDINRSRSRSRSRSRSRSRRSRSWTRSRSRSRSWSRGRSRSYSRSRSRSRSPSYERYERPPRVSKFDVKDPVPESGAPPVPEMVPKSPDTKPMGELPVVEETEPVHTKGVGGDPSHHPAT, from the exons ATGGCATCAGTGGAGCCAGCCGGTCCACGATATGCGCCAGATGATCCTACACTTCCAAATCCGTGGAAGGGTTTGATTGATGGTAGCACGGGTTTGTTATACTATTGGAATCCTGAAACTAACGTTACCCAGTATGAAAAACCGGCTTCTTTGCCTCCGCCCTTGCCAGCAGGCCCGCCTCCTGCTACTACCACACCAAAGCTGGCTGCAATTCCTGTTGCTCATTCAATGCAACCGAACGGAGTGATGCCTCAGGATGGGCAGCAGATAACACAAGCTCCACAACAGCAGGGGTCGCAACTAAACCAGTATTCTCAACCTCATGGACATATAATGGCACAACAGCTGAATCCGACATCATATGCTCAACAGCAGGGATCACAAATGGCTCAACCTGGACATCAACAGAGTTCACAAGTGGGACAGGCCATGCAACATCATGGGCATATGATGCAGCATCTGGGTCAGCAAATGCCTCAGCAACTGGGGCAACACACACCACAGGGTCACGGGTCACAAATGCATCAGTTTGCACATCAGCAGGTGCATTATATCCCTTATCAGCAAAGCATTCCTCCGCAAGGGCAGCAAAGTTCACAACAGCAATCTATGCATAGTGCACAAGGGCAACCACTGTCAAATCAACAAGAATATAAACCTGCATTCTCTCAGAGGGAGGAAGATGATTTTCAACAAAGAAATCAAATTGGTGTTTCTCCATCTCGATTTCAACCTGCGGGTGCCTCATCTGTGCAGAATCTTCCTACTGGGACCAATCCAGTACAAATGCCACAGAGGTCTGTTCATCAAGGGCCACCCCAACAATTTGGCGGCCCTATAGGAAACATGCAACACCCTTCCTCTTTTGGTCACCTGCAGCAACCTGGGGCTGATTTGCCTCACCATCAACATGGTTCTAGGTTCCAAAATCAAATGGACCCGGCAATGATACATGGTCAGCAGTCAAATGTGCCTCCTGTAGGATTAAGAATGGGTCATGAAGATAATTTCCATGGTAGAGGTGGAAATGACTATTACTTCAATAGTAACAATGAAGGGCCACCAGGTCCTCAGCAACCCAAGCTTGCATCTATTCCGATTGCAAGAAGTCAGCAG gAGATGAGTATGAGTGGTGGTCCTCCATTTCAAAATGCTACACCAGGTCATGCCAGTGCACTGAATACCATGCCAGGTCCCATGCATAACGTGTACAGTCATGCAACAGGTGGTCAACCTTTCCCAAATAACTCTTTGGTGAAGCCCCCTTATGCCGGACCTACAAGTGTTACTAGTCTTTCACCTGTTGAAGTTTATCGGCAACAACATGAAGTTACTGCATCG GGTGACAATGTTCCTGCACCGTTCATGACATTTGAAGACACTGGTTTTCCTCCAGAGATATTGAGAGAG ATTCATGCTGCTGGCTTCACATCTCCCACACCAATTCAGGCACAAACATGGCCAATTGCTCTTCAAAGTAGGGATATAGTTGCAATTGCGAAAACTGGTTCTGGAAAAACTTTGGGCTATTTGATGCCTGCATTCATTCTTCTTAGACAACGCCGTAATCATTCTCAGAATGGCCCAACAGTCTTGGTTTTGGCCCCAACACGGGAGCTTGCAACGCAGATACAAGACGAGGTCTTGAAATTTGGGCGAGCTTCTAGGGTATCTTGCACG TGCTTGTATGGTGGAGCTCCAAAAGTCCTTCAGCTAAAAGAGTTAGATCGTGGAGCAGATATAGTTGTGGCAACTCCTGGTCGTCTTAATGACATACTGGAAATGAAGAAAATTGATTTTCGGCAAGTTTCTCTACTTGTACTTGATGAAGCAGATCGAATGCTTGATATGGGTTTTGAACCTCAAATCCGTAAAATCGTGGATCAAATACCCCCGCACAGACAAACCCTTATGTACACAGCAACATGGCCCAAAGAAGTAAGAAAAATAGCAAGTGACCTTCTTGTTAATCCTGTACAAGTGAATATTGGCAATGTTGACGAGCTTGCTGCAAACAAGTCTATCACACAG TACGTTGAAGTTGTCCCACAAATGGAGAAGCAAAGGCGCTTGGAGCAGATCCTAAGATCCCAAGAACAAGGTTCTAAGATCATTGTCTTTTGTTCCACCAAGAGGTTGTGCGATCAGATTGCACGTAGTATTGGACGCACCTTTGGGGCTGCTGCAATTCACGGGGACAAGTCTCAAGGTGAGCGAGACTGGGTTTTAAATCAGTTCCGGAGTGGAAAATCCCCAGTATTAGTTGCCACTGACGTTGCTGCTCGTGGGCTTGACATCAAAGATATAAG GGTGGTGGTAAACTATGATTTCCCTACTGGTGTTGAAGACTATGTTCACCGAATTGGAAGAACTGGGAGGGCTGGCGCAACTGGGATGTCCTACACCTTTTTCTCCGAGCAAGACTGGAAATATGCAGCTGATTTGATTAAAGTTCTGGAGGGAGCTAACCAGCAAGTGCCTCCAGAGGTGCGAGAGATTGCTCTACGTGGTGGGGCTGGTTTTGGCAAGGATAGGAATCCGATGAACCGTTTTGATTCTGGTGGGCCTGTTAATGGTGGTACTGGCCGCTGGGATTCTGGCGGCCGTGATGGAATGAGGGATGGGGGTTTTGGTGGTCGCGGCGGTACAAGGGATGGGGGTTTTGGAGGTCGCGGCGGTACAAGGGATGGGGGTTTTGGAGGTCGCGGCGGTACAAGGGATGGGGGTGGTGGCATGAGGGATGGTGGTTTTGGTGGTCGTGGCGGCATGCGAGATGGCTTTGGCGGTCGTGGTGGCTCTAGGGATGGTGCTGTTGGCGGCCGTGGTGGGAGAGGCGATTTCTTTTCTGGGCCTGGGAACAGGGGCCGAGGATTTGGTGGTCCTGGTGGTGGTAATGTTGGTTGGGGTAGAAATGGCAGTGGCCCACAAGATCGGTACAACAGTATGGATGGGCGTGGGGGACGTGGACGGGGACGATTTGATAATAGAGTTGATTTTCCTGACAGGAGCAGAGGCAGAAGCTATAGCCGTAGCCCTGACAGAGTTCGAACATGGGATATCAACAGAAGCAGAAGCCGGAGTCGAAGCCGCAGCCGCAGCCGGAGTAGGAGGAGTCGGAGCTGGACCAGGAGTCGGAGTCGTAGTCGGAGCTGGTCCCGTGGCCGTAGTCGCAGCTACAGTCGTAGCCGAAGTCGTAGTCGGAGCCCCAGTTATGAAAGATATGAGAGGCCGCCACGTGTTTCGAAATTTGATGTGAAGGATCCTGTTCCTGAATCTGGGGCTCCACCTGTACCAGAGATGGTTCCTAAGTCCCCAGACACCAAGCCCATGGGCGAACTGCCAGTGGTTGAGGAAACTGAGCCAGTGCATACAAAGGGTGTTGGAGGAGACCCTTCTCATCATCCAGCGACTTAA